In the genome of Drosophila virilis strain 15010-1051.87 unplaced genomic scaffold, Dvir_AGI_RSII-ME tig00001568, whole genome shotgun sequence, one region contains:
- the LOC138911556 gene encoding uncharacterized protein, with the protein MWGNGARLPMKPYRGAVPKLLIGLDHAHLGLPMQTKRFAPQGPYAAATELGWVVFGPARDQPTATSSKSCLLAVSQEDAIQKMVNDYFDIENFGVKLTPPVAASDDARAQRILEDTTVKIGERDQTGLLWNRDNVELPRSYDMAYKRLVNIERKMKRNDQFKQAYMKIMDDYVHKGYARRLKQHEVALANSDKLWYLPHFGVENPNKPGKIRLVFDAAAKVGDISLNSALSKGPQHYKSLPAVLFHFREGAVGVCGDIREMFHQVLIRPQDRCAQRFLWRNGDDRREPDVYEMRVMTFGAACSPSAAHYVKTLNALQFQDSDPRAVKAILECHYVDDYVDSFDSEGEAVTISTRIREIHANAGFELCQFTSSSPTVADALGQHGTARSIGWGEAEEKILGMCWQPATDDFKFNMKYHKVPRCVLNLERIPTKREFLSLIMSTFDPLGFLSCLMITGKLLMREIWRRNVQWDEPLPDEIARAFSKWFQDMNNVEGFRSSRHYFGPTPVRAIQLHVFVDASQSAFAAVTYLRVTYDNNDVRICFVGARTKCAPMKTMSIPRLELQVAVLETRLMDTVKKEHSIAISDAILWTDSKTVLRWIGSTHRRYKQFVGNRVGEILESTKVSQWRWVPTAENAADDATRPHCHVDLSHRSRWLDGPTFLRQPESSWPQSEPGTEHSSYEDEEEMPSEFALVAANSFFISFQRFSSYSRLVRTTAWVLRFTRWSRGQRTELERFGLTATECENAENLLIRRAQCEAFPDEVRASYNEESVGHRSDIRGLAPYLDDNGVLRAYGRIDAALCIPHSARRPIILSHRHALTELIVYHYHVKMKHQNVDATIGDIRTRFWITKLRRLLRTVISGCCVCKLHRAQPAPPIMGPLPEDRLEANGWPFKFTGLDYFGPLLVTIGRRKKKRWVALFTCLTTRAIYLELAHDLSTDSCIIVIRNFLCRRGPVLRLRSDNGKNFVGANREAKRLIDVFEPEKIQGELSSRGIEWIFNCPANPAEGGAWERMVQCVKRVLRHTVKEVAPKQHVLESFLIGAENVVNSRPLTHLPVSVDQEAPLTPNDLLKGVANLPDTPAIHEQPNERCVTRKQWRMARLLRDRFWKRWVLEYLPTLVRRVKWCARVEPIRHGDMVFICEPSVPRREWRRGIVEELYPGPDGVPRRASIRVADNNRVRLMTRPVAKLAILDLREEPAIKSDNLNTVNC; encoded by the coding sequence ATGTGGGGCAACGGTGCACGTCTTCCAATGAAACCGTATCGCGGGGCGGTACCAAAACTTCTGATTGGACTTGACCATGCGCATCTTGGACtgccaatgcaaacaaaaaggttTGCACCACAGGGACCATATGCCGCAGCCACCGAACTTGGATGGGTGGTTTTTGGGCCGGCAAGAGATCAACCGACGGCAACGTCATCAAAGTCATGCCTCCTAGCAGTGTCGCAGGAGGATGCAATCCAAAAGATGGTAAACGACTATTTTGATATCGAAAACTTCGGGGTGAAGCTTACGCCACCAGTCGCAGCCAGCGACGATGCACGAGCACAGAGGATACTCGAAGACACCACGGTGAAAATAGGAGAACGCGACCAGACGGGTTTATTATGGAACCGTGATAATGTTGAATTGCCACGAAGCTATgatatggcatacaaaagaTTGGTCAACATTGAGAGAAAGATGAAGCGTAACGATCAGTTTAAACAAgcctatatgaaaattatggacGATTATGTTCACAAAGGATATGCTCGACGATTGAAGCAGCATGAGGTCGCTTTAGCCAACAGCGACAAACTTTGGTATCTTCCGCACTTTGGagttgaaaatccaaataagCCCGGTAAGATAAGACTGGTGTTCGACGCGGCAGCAAAGGTTGGTGATATTTCATTGAATTCGGCATTATCCAAGGGGCCGCAGCACTATAAGTCGCTGCCGGCTGTTCTCTTCCATTTTCGGGAAGGTGCCGTTGGCGTTTGTGGAGACATCCGAGAGATGTTCCATCAAGTGTTGATTCGACCGCAGGACAGATGCGCCCAGCGATTCCTGTGGCGAAACGGCGATGATCGCCGGGAGCCTGATGTTTATGAGATGAGGGTAATGACGTTTGGAGCAGCATGTTCGCCAAGCGCCGCACACTATGTGAAAACCTTGAATGCCCTGCAGTTTCAGGATTCAGACCCTCGCGCTGTTAAAGCTATTCTTGAATGCCACTATGTGGACGACTATGTGGATAGCTTTGATAGTGAAGGCGAAGCCGTCACCATATCGACAAGAATAAGAGAAATACATGCAAATGCTGGATTCGAATTGTGCCAGTTTACTTCCAGCTCGCCAACTGTAGCTGACGCGCTGGGCCAACATGGGACTGCGAGGAGCATCGGATGGGGCGAAGCTGAAGAAAAGATTCTAGGCATGTGTTGGCAACCAGCCACGGACgatttcaaattcaacatgAAGTACCACAAAGTACCCCGATGTGTGCTAAATTTGGAGCGAATTCCTACGAAGAGGGAATTCTTGAGCTTGATCATGTCAACATTCGATCCTCTGGGATTTCTTAGCTGCCTCATGATAACTGGAAAGTTACTAATGCGTGAGATTTGGCGACGAAATGTGCAATGGGATGAACCATTACCAGATGAGATCGCCCGGGCCTTTAGCAAATGGTTTCAGGATATGAACAACGTGGAAGGATTTCGGAGCTCGCGCCATTACTTCGGCCCAACACCTGTGCGGGCAATACAGCTGCACGTTTTTGTCGATGCTAGCCAGTCAGCATTCGCAGCCGTGACTTACTTGAGGGTCAcctacgacaacaacgacgtgCGAATATGCTTCGTAGGTGCCAGGACGAAGTGTGCCCCAATGAAGACGATGTCAATTCCACGACTGGAATTGCAAGTAGCCGTGTTAGAAACGAGGCTGATGGACACTGTCAAAAAGGAGCACAGTATAGCGATCAGCGACGCTATACTATGGACTGACTCCAAAACTGTGCTGCGTTGGATAGGCAGCACCCACCGTCGATATAAGCAGTTCGTCGGAAATCGAGTGGGAGAAATTTTGGAGTCAACAAAGGTTTCCCAATGGAGATGGGTACCTACTGCTGAAAATGCAGCAGACGACGCAACGAGGCCGCATTGCCACGTAGACCTCAGCCATCGGTCACGATGGTTAGACGGGCCAACATTTTTGCGGCAGCCAGAAAGCAGCTGGCCGCAGTCCGAACCGGGCACGGAACACTCATCCTACGAAGATGAAGAAGAGATGCCGAGTGAATTTGCCTTAGTTGCAGCAAATagctttttcatttcatttcagagatTCTCTAGCTACAGTCGGCTGGTGAGGACGACGGCTTGGGTTTTAAGGTTCACGCGCTGGAGCCGTGGACAGAGGACTGAGCTTGAGAGATTCGGCCTCACCGCGACGGAGTGTGAGAACGCTGAGAACTTACTGATACGGCGAGCGCAATGCGAAGCGTTCCCTGACGAGGTTCGAGCCTCATACAATGAAGAATCAGTCGGTCATCGAAGCGACATAAGAGGGCTGGCGCCATACTTGGATGACAATGGAGTCTTGCGTGCGTATGGCAGGATCGATGCCGCACTGTGTATACCGCATAGTGCGAGAAGGCCAATAATATTGTCACACCGGCACGCACTGACGGAACTGATTGTGTATCACTACCATGTGAAAATGAAGCATCAAAACGTGGATGCAACGATAGGTGACATCAGGACCAGATTTTGGATAACAAAGCTGCGTCGACTGTTGCGTACAGTAATATCTGGATGTTGTGTGTGCAAACTTCATAGAGCGCAGCCAGCGCCACCTATAATGGGTCCTTTGCCAGAGGACAGACTGGAGGCCAATGGATGGCCATTTAAGTTTACGGGTCTGGACTATTTTGGACCACTCCTTGTGACGATCGGACGTCGAAAGAAAAAGAGATGGGTCGCCTTGTTTACGTGTCTGACGACAAGGGCCATATATTTGGAGCTGGCACATGACCTGTCAACTGATTCCTGTATAATCGTAATCAGGAACTTTCTTTGCCGTCGCGGACCTGTACTGAGGTTGCGCAGTGACAACGGAAAGAACTTTGTTGGGGCCAACAGAGAAGCCAAAAGGCTAATAGATGTATTCGAGCCGGAGAAGATTCAGGGTGAGTTATCTTCTAGAGGCATTGAATGGATCTTCAACTGCCCAGCGAACCCAGCTGAAGGGGGAGCCTGGGAAAGGATGGTGCAGTGTGTCAAGAGAGTGCTACGCCACACAGTAAAGGAAGTGGCACCAAAGCAACACGTACTGGAGAGTTTCCTGATTGGGGCCGAGAACGTTGTGAATTCTCGCCCGCTTACCCACTTGCCGGTGTCTGTGGACCAAGAAGCCCCCCTAACACCGAACGATCTACTCAAAGGAGTGGCCAATCTGCCTGACACGCCCGCTATCCACGAGCAGCCGAACGAGAGATGCGTCACGAGGAAGCAGTGGCGCATGGCGCGGCTGTTACGAGACCGTTTTTGGAAGCGGTGGGTCTTAGAGTACCTGCCTACACTTGTGCGACGCGTGAAATGGTGTGCGCGCGTTGAGCCGATACGCCATGGTGATATGGTGTTTATATGCGAGCCGTCCGTGCCACGCAGAGAGTGGCGAAGGGGCATAGTGGAGGAGCTCTACCCTGGACCAGATGGAGTGCCTCGACGCGCCAGCATCCGCGTGGCGGACAACAACCGAGTGCGACTGATGACTCGTCCCGTGGCTAAACTAGCCATACTGGAT